One part of the Streptomyces lienomycini genome encodes these proteins:
- a CDS encoding nuclear transport factor 2-like protein: protein MTIQTTRLSDPAVRAFVAAVNAHDREAFLALLAPDATMADDGDDRDLDQWIDQEIFSSNGHMEVDNESNGGRALIARYRNDTWGEMRTRWDFTVDEGGHITRFETGQA, encoded by the coding sequence ATGACGATTCAGACCACGCGACTCAGCGACCCGGCCGTCCGCGCCTTCGTCGCCGCCGTCAACGCCCACGACCGCGAGGCCTTCCTCGCGCTGCTCGCGCCGGACGCCACGATGGCCGACGACGGAGACGACCGGGACCTCGACCAGTGGATCGACCAGGAGATCTTCTCCTCCAACGGTCACATGGAGGTCGACAACGAGTCGAACGGCGGTCGCGCCCTGATCGCCCGCTACCGCAACGACACCTGGGGCGAGATGCGCACCCGGTGGGACTTCACCGTCGACGAGGGCGGCCACATCACCCGGTTCGAGACCGGGCAGGCCTAG
- a CDS encoding small ribosomal subunit Rsm22 family protein has protein sequence MNHPAPADTLRAALADLVDGLPPRQAAQAVERLIANYRGDTPTHAPILRDRADVVAYAAYRMPATFAAVRSALAAFAEAVPDWVPGSHVDVGGGTGAATWAVSDVWDGERPVTVLDWAEPALALGREIAASHPALRDVRWQRSRIGAALTVESADLVTVSYVLNELTDSDRAALVDAAAGAARAVVIVEAGTPAGYGRVIEARDRLIAAGFRVAAPCPHSAACPIAPGTDWCHFAARVSRSSLHRQVKSGSLAYEDEKFSYVAATRLPVSPAPSRVVRRPQIRKGQVLLDLCEPDERLSRRTVTKRHGDLYKAARDAAWGDPWPVGDE, from the coding sequence GTGAACCACCCCGCCCCCGCCGACACCCTGCGCGCCGCCCTCGCCGACCTCGTGGACGGGCTGCCGCCGCGGCAGGCCGCGCAGGCCGTGGAGCGGCTGATCGCCAACTACCGCGGGGACACCCCGACCCACGCCCCCATCCTCCGGGACCGTGCCGACGTCGTCGCCTACGCCGCGTACCGCATGCCGGCCACCTTCGCCGCGGTGCGGTCCGCGCTGGCCGCGTTCGCCGAGGCCGTGCCGGACTGGGTGCCCGGCAGCCACGTGGACGTGGGCGGGGGGACCGGCGCCGCGACCTGGGCCGTCAGCGACGTCTGGGACGGTGAACGGCCGGTGACCGTGCTCGACTGGGCCGAACCCGCGCTCGCCCTCGGCCGGGAGATCGCCGCCTCGCACCCCGCCCTGCGCGACGTCCGCTGGCAGCGCTCCCGGATCGGAGCGGCGCTCACCGTCGAGAGCGCCGACCTCGTCACGGTCTCCTACGTGCTCAACGAACTGACCGACTCCGACCGTGCCGCCCTCGTCGACGCCGCCGCCGGAGCCGCGCGGGCCGTCGTGATCGTCGAGGCCGGCACCCCCGCCGGCTACGGCCGCGTCATCGAGGCCCGCGACCGGCTGATCGCCGCCGGGTTCCGGGTCGCGGCGCCCTGCCCGCACAGTGCCGCCTGCCCCATCGCGCCCGGCACGGACTGGTGCCACTTCGCGGCCCGCGTCAGCCGGTCCAGCCTGCACCGGCAGGTCAAGAGCGGGTCCCTCGCCTACGAGGACGAGAAGTTCAGCTACGTCGCCGCCACCCGGCTCCCCGTCTCCCCGGCCCCCTCCCGCGTGGTCCGGCGTCCGCAGATCCGCAAGGGCCAGGTCCTGCTCGACCTCTGCGAACCCGATGAGCGACTGAGCCGCCGTACCGTCACCAAGCGCCACGGCGACCTGTACAAGGCCGCACGCGACGCCGCCTGGGGTGACCCCTGGCCGGTCGGGGACGAGTGA
- a CDS encoding DoxX family protein, translating into MNWCDRRDLGLLLLRLGTGGVLAAHGAQKLLGWFGGGGIEATGQAMEAMGYAPGRASATAAGLAEAGGGTLLALGLATPAAGAAAAGAMAGAAAVHAPNGFFAQAGGLEYAASLGLTAAGLAVTGPGRLSLDHVLGHAVNRNWMVPAAFAATAAATTAIVGARNKRLRKAAEGEQEPLFD; encoded by the coding sequence GTGAACTGGTGTGACCGGCGTGATCTCGGCCTGCTGCTGCTCCGCCTGGGTACCGGCGGAGTCCTGGCCGCGCACGGCGCGCAGAAGCTGCTCGGCTGGTTCGGCGGGGGCGGTATAGAGGCGACCGGCCAGGCCATGGAGGCCATGGGGTACGCCCCGGGGCGGGCCAGCGCCACCGCGGCGGGCCTCGCGGAGGCGGGCGGCGGGACGCTGCTGGCGCTGGGCCTGGCCACACCGGCCGCGGGGGCGGCGGCGGCCGGCGCGATGGCGGGCGCCGCGGCGGTGCACGCCCCGAACGGCTTCTTCGCCCAGGCCGGCGGCCTCGAGTACGCGGCGTCCCTCGGCCTGACGGCCGCCGGACTCGCGGTCACGGGCCCCGGCCGCCTCTCGCTGGACCACGTGCTCGGCCACGCCGTCAACCGGAACTGGATGGTCCCGGCCGCCTTCGCGGCGACGGCGGCGGCCACGACCGCGATCGTGGGGGCGCGGAACAAGCGGCTGCGGAAGGCCGCGGAGGGGGAGCAGGAGCCCCTGTTCGACTGA
- a CDS encoding SDR family oxidoreductase, protein MNTVRITDEETPGARKVAVVTGAGSGIGRAVAVELLTAGWAVALAGRRPETLAQTAAAAPAGGGRALTVRADVSRPEEVAALFAAVRDRFGRLDLLFNNAGTFGPGGVPVEELPYDAWRHVVDTNLNGAFLCAQAAYRQMKEQDPQGGRIINNGSISAHTPRPHSVAYTATKHALTGLTKSLSLDGRPYGIAVGQIDIGNAATDMTAGMATGALQADGETAPEPVMDVADVARTVRHMAELPLEANVQFATVMATAMPYVGRG, encoded by the coding sequence ATGAACACCGTGAGAATCACCGACGAGGAAACCCCCGGCGCGCGGAAGGTCGCCGTCGTCACGGGTGCCGGGTCCGGCATCGGCCGGGCGGTAGCCGTCGAACTGCTCACCGCGGGCTGGGCGGTGGCCCTGGCCGGCCGCCGCCCCGAGACCCTGGCGCAGACGGCCGCGGCGGCGCCCGCGGGCGGCGGCAGGGCGCTCACCGTCCGCGCGGACGTGTCACGCCCGGAGGAGGTGGCCGCCCTCTTCGCCGCAGTGCGGGACCGGTTCGGACGGCTGGACCTGCTGTTCAACAACGCGGGGACGTTCGGCCCCGGCGGTGTGCCGGTCGAGGAACTGCCCTACGACGCCTGGCGGCACGTGGTGGACACCAACCTCAACGGCGCCTTCCTGTGCGCGCAGGCGGCGTACCGGCAGATGAAGGAGCAGGACCCGCAGGGCGGCCGGATCATCAACAACGGCTCGATCTCGGCGCACACGCCGCGTCCGCACTCGGTGGCGTACACGGCGACCAAGCACGCGCTGACCGGCCTGACCAAGTCACTGTCGCTGGACGGCCGCCCCTACGGCATCGCGGTGGGCCAGATCGACATCGGCAACGCGGCGACCGACATGACGGCCGGTATGGCGACCGGCGCGCTCCAGGCCGACGGGGAGACGGCACCCGAGCCCGTGATGGACGTCGCCGACGTGGCGCGCACGGTGCGGCACATGGCCGAGCTGCCGCTGGAGGCGAACGTGCAGTTCGCGACGGTCATGGCGACGGCGATGCCGTACGTGGGACGCGGCTGA
- a CDS encoding Gfo/Idh/MocA family protein — protein MTGQKVRWGILATGGMAATFTADLVDLPDAEVVAVASRTEASAKAFAERFGIARAYGGWESLARDEDVDVVYVATPHSAHRAAAGLCLEAGRNVLCEKPFTLNAREAAELVALARENGVFLMEAMWMYCNPLVRRLKELVDGGAIGEVRSLQADFGLAGPFPPAHRLRDPAQGGGALLDLGVYPVSFAQLLLGEPSDVAARAVLSEEGVDLQTGALLSYDGGALASVHCSITGGTPNSASITGSEGRIDVPYGFFFPDHFVLHRDGQDPQEFRADPADGPRASLKHEAREVMRALRAGETESPLVPLEGTLAVMRTLDAIRDRVGVRYPGETEEAGEAGEQGEAAEPVVTPA, from the coding sequence GTGACCGGGCAGAAGGTGCGCTGGGGGATTCTGGCGACGGGCGGAATGGCGGCGACGTTCACGGCGGATCTGGTCGATCTGCCGGACGCCGAGGTGGTGGCGGTGGCCTCGCGGACCGAGGCGTCGGCGAAGGCGTTCGCCGAGCGGTTCGGGATAGCGCGGGCGTACGGCGGCTGGGAGTCGCTGGCGCGGGACGAGGACGTCGACGTGGTGTACGTGGCGACCCCGCACTCGGCGCACCGGGCCGCCGCCGGCCTCTGCCTGGAGGCGGGCCGCAACGTGCTGTGCGAGAAGCCGTTCACGCTGAACGCGCGCGAGGCGGCGGAACTGGTCGCGCTCGCCCGCGAGAACGGCGTCTTCCTGATGGAAGCCATGTGGATGTACTGCAACCCGCTGGTGCGCCGTCTGAAGGAGCTGGTGGACGGCGGCGCGATCGGCGAGGTCCGCAGCCTCCAGGCGGACTTCGGCCTCGCGGGCCCCTTCCCCCCGGCGCACCGGCTGCGCGACCCCGCGCAGGGCGGCGGCGCGCTGCTCGACCTGGGCGTGTACCCGGTGTCCTTCGCGCAGTTGCTGCTCGGCGAGCCGTCGGACGTGGCGGCGCGCGCGGTGCTCTCGGAGGAGGGCGTCGACCTCCAGACGGGCGCGCTGCTCTCCTACGACGGCGGCGCCCTCGCCTCGGTCCACTGCTCGATCACCGGCGGTACGCCGAACTCCGCGTCGATCACCGGCTCCGAGGGCCGCATCGACGTCCCGTACGGCTTCTTCTTCCCGGACCACTTCGTGCTGCACCGGGACGGCCAGGATCCGCAGGAGTTCCGGGCCGACCCGGCGGACGGTCCCCGCGCCAGCCTCAAGCACGAGGCCCGGGAGGTGATGCGGGCGCTGCGCGCCGGGGAGACCGAGTCGCCGCTGGTCCCGCTGGAGGGCACGCTGGCCGTGATGCGGACGCTCGACGCGATCAGGGACCGCGTCGGCGTCCGCTACCCGGGAGAAACGGAAGAAGCGGGAGAAGCGGGAGAACAGGGAGAAGCGGCAGAGCCGGTCGTCACGCCGGCTTGA
- a CDS encoding serine hydrolase domain-containing protein, whose amino-acid sequence MPRAGERQRSGAGCRQGSGQLSAPRLRGDTPERAGLDPDTLRRVVAQVHDLTAGERPWAAGAVVALGRGPVLAVEEAAGWAVRYASYDPGTDRGVELPAGSRVPMTVDTPFDLASLTKVFTAVAAVQQIERGTLGIDAEVGAYLPDFRAAARHRVTVRQLLTHTSGLRPELPLYDCADDEARLRRLRAEPPVGVPGTYCYSDLNLLLLQQVLERITGRALDVLVRDGITRPLGMTATGFGPCPGAAATEDQRRPWAKVDRGMLRGVVHDENAWALGGVAGHAGLFSTGRDLAVFCRTLLAGGSHGPARILGPDFVELLLAEPGLGFALDQPWFMGELAGRGAAGHTGFTGTMLVLDRATDTFAVLLANTVHPRRRAPANGPRAALCTGVARAVRV is encoded by the coding sequence GTGCCGCGGGCAGGGGAACGGCAACGGAGCGGGGCAGGGTGCAGGCAAGGGAGCGGACAGCTGAGCGCTCCCAGACTGCGCGGCGACACCCCGGAGCGGGCCGGGCTCGACCCCGACACCCTCCGCCGTGTCGTCGCCCAGGTACACGACCTCACGGCCGGCGAACGCCCCTGGGCGGCGGGCGCCGTCGTGGCTCTCGGGCGCGGACCCGTACTCGCCGTCGAGGAAGCGGCGGGCTGGGCCGTGCGGTACGCCTCCTACGACCCCGGCACCGACAGGGGCGTGGAGCTGCCCGCGGGCTCGCGGGTGCCGATGACCGTGGACACGCCGTTCGACCTGGCGTCCCTGACGAAGGTCTTCACCGCGGTCGCCGCCGTGCAGCAGATCGAGCGGGGCACGCTCGGCATCGACGCGGAGGTCGGCGCCTACCTGCCGGACTTCCGGGCCGCGGCCCGGCACCGCGTCACCGTACGGCAGTTGCTCACCCACACCTCGGGGCTGCGGCCCGAACTCCCGCTGTACGACTGCGCCGACGACGAGGCACGGCTGCGGCGGCTGCGCGCGGAGCCGCCGGTGGGGGTGCCCGGCACGTACTGCTACTCCGACCTGAACCTGCTGCTCCTCCAGCAGGTGCTGGAACGCATCACCGGCCGCGCCCTCGACGTCCTCGTCCGGGACGGGATCACCCGGCCGCTGGGCATGACCGCGACGGGCTTCGGGCCGTGTCCCGGTGCGGCGGCCACGGAGGACCAGCGGCGGCCCTGGGCCAAGGTGGACCGGGGGATGCTGCGCGGGGTGGTGCACGACGAGAACGCGTGGGCGCTGGGCGGGGTGGCCGGCCACGCGGGGCTGTTCTCCACGGGGCGGGACCTCGCCGTCTTCTGCCGGACCCTGCTCGCGGGGGGCTCCCACGGGCCCGCGCGCATCCTCGGGCCCGACTTCGTGGAACTGCTCCTCGCCGAGCCGGGGCTCGGCTTCGCCCTCGACCAGCCGTGGTTCATGGGCGAGCTGGCGGGGCGCGGGGCGGCCGGGCACACCGGGTTCACCGGCACGATGCTCGTCCTCGACCGGGCCACGGACACCTTCGCGGTCCTCCTCGCCAACACCGTCCACCCGCGCCGCCGTGCTCCGGCCAACGGGCCCCGGGCGGCGCTGTGCACGGGGGTGGCGCGGGCGGTGCGGGTCTGA
- a CDS encoding multidrug effflux MFS transporter: protein MPERGPSIPHKSPDMTITESAAHLPQTSHSSYSSQTPPTLPAARRISLLVTLILGSLTATPPLAMDMYLPSLPEVTRSLGAPAATVQLTLTACLAGMALGQIVVGPMSDKWGRRRPLLAGLAVYVVATALCAVAPTVEVLVAFRLLQGLAGAAGIVIARAVVRDLYDGVAMARFFSTLMLISGVAPIVAPLIGGQILRFTDWRGVFVVLVVVGLALGAVVWAKLPETLPVEERHAGGVGDTLRAMRGLLADRAFTGYMLAGGFAFASLFAYVAASPFVMQEIYGASAQTFSLLFGLNSIGLVVVGQINGKVLVGRVRLDRVLGLGLVVVIAAATVLLLMSLGVFGEVGLGPVAAVLFVLMSAMGISLPNTQALALMRVKKSAGSASALLGTSSFLIGAVASPLVGIAGEDTAVPMALVQLVAAVLALGFLVTMCRGQGNGNGAGQGAGKGADS from the coding sequence ATGCCCGAGCGCGGGCCGTCCATACCGCACAAGTCACCGGACATGACCATCACGGAATCGGCGGCACATCTGCCGCAGACATCGCATTCGTCGTATTCGTCGCAAACGCCGCCCACGCTGCCCGCCGCGCGGCGTATCAGTCTGCTCGTCACACTCATCCTCGGCAGCCTGACCGCCACGCCGCCCCTGGCGATGGACATGTACCTCCCCTCGCTCCCGGAGGTCACCCGGTCGCTGGGCGCACCCGCCGCGACCGTCCAGCTGACGCTCACCGCGTGCCTGGCCGGCATGGCCCTCGGGCAGATCGTCGTCGGGCCGATGAGCGACAAGTGGGGACGCCGGCGCCCGCTGCTGGCCGGACTCGCCGTCTACGTCGTCGCCACCGCCCTGTGCGCCGTCGCGCCCACCGTGGAAGTCCTCGTCGCCTTCCGGCTCCTGCAGGGACTCGCCGGCGCCGCCGGGATCGTCATCGCCCGCGCCGTCGTACGCGACCTGTACGACGGCGTCGCCATGGCCCGCTTCTTCTCCACCCTCATGCTGATCTCCGGCGTCGCGCCGATCGTCGCGCCGCTCATCGGCGGACAGATCCTGCGCTTCACCGACTGGCGGGGCGTGTTCGTCGTCCTCGTCGTGGTCGGCCTGGCGCTGGGCGCGGTCGTGTGGGCCAAACTGCCGGAGACGCTGCCCGTCGAGGAACGGCACGCGGGCGGTGTCGGCGACACCCTGCGCGCGATGCGCGGGCTGCTCGCCGACCGTGCCTTCACCGGGTACATGCTCGCCGGCGGCTTCGCCTTCGCCTCGCTGTTCGCCTACGTCGCGGCCTCGCCGTTCGTCATGCAGGAGATCTACGGAGCCTCCGCGCAGACGTTCAGCCTGCTGTTCGGGCTCAACTCGATCGGGCTCGTCGTGGTCGGCCAGATCAACGGCAAGGTTCTCGTCGGCCGGGTCAGGCTGGACCGGGTGCTCGGCCTCGGCCTCGTCGTCGTGATCGCCGCCGCGACCGTGCTGCTGCTCATGTCCCTGGGCGTCTTCGGCGAGGTCGGGCTCGGGCCGGTCGCCGCCGTACTGTTCGTGCTGATGTCCGCGATGGGCATCAGCCTGCCCAACACCCAGGCGCTCGCCCTGATGCGGGTCAAGAAGTCCGCGGGCTCCGCCTCCGCGCTGCTCGGCACGTCCTCCTTCCTCATCGGCGCCGTCGCCTCCCCGCTGGTGGGGATCGCGGGGGAGGACACCGCCGTACCGATGGCCCTGGTCCAGCTGGTCGCGGCGGTCCTCGCGCTCGGCTTCCTCGTGACCATGTGCCGCGGGCAGGGGAACGGCAACGGAGCGGGGCAGGGTGCAGGCAAGGGAGCGGACAGCTGA
- a CDS encoding DUF6243 family protein: MTRGGSGNMLGVGGTRRKLGRDALRGGDRAGRVGGGPSPQARKRELLRALRERQQDRQDRQDTADGTS; encoded by the coding sequence ATGACCCGAGGTGGAAGCGGCAACATGCTGGGCGTCGGCGGCACCCGCCGCAAGCTCGGCCGCGACGCCCTGCGCGGCGGCGACCGGGCCGGCCGCGTGGGCGGCGGCCCGTCCCCGCAGGCCCGGAAGCGGGAACTGCTGCGCGCCCTGCGCGAGCGACAACAAGACAGGCAGGACAGGCAGGACACCGCCGACGGAACGTCATGA
- a CDS encoding CPBP family intramembrane glutamic endopeptidase, whose translation MTTYAQSRAHTGGDDRAGGLRGSIRRAPTTWFFSLAFGLSWVAWTPYILGGNGLGVLGLTFPGGEAGGQLLGVLPGAYLGPVLSAFLVTAATEGRAGLRAWTGRMTKWRVDWRWYAAVIVAVPAVLTVTSIVLGGGTPVLPGAAVLAAFVPGLIVQMVTTGLAEEPGWRDFAMPILQRRHGALRATLVVGPLWGVWHLPLFLSDWGGYPDVPWWQPVEFIATTIAFSVVMTWVFNRTGQSLPLAMLLHVGVNNYFSIAWSDMFPRLSSGYTTHVFLLSSAVAATVLLISTRGRLGHEPAPDALRS comes from the coding sequence GTGACCACGTACGCACAGAGCAGGGCGCACACCGGAGGGGACGACCGGGCGGGCGGTCTGCGGGGCAGTATCCGGCGTGCTCCGACGACCTGGTTCTTCTCGCTGGCGTTCGGGCTGAGCTGGGTGGCCTGGACGCCGTACATCCTGGGCGGGAACGGCCTGGGCGTCCTCGGTCTCACCTTCCCCGGCGGCGAGGCCGGTGGCCAGCTCCTGGGCGTGCTGCCGGGCGCCTACCTCGGTCCCGTCCTGTCGGCGTTCCTGGTCACCGCGGCCACCGAAGGGCGGGCGGGACTGCGGGCCTGGACGGGGCGGATGACCAAGTGGCGCGTCGACTGGCGGTGGTACGCCGCGGTGATCGTCGCGGTGCCCGCCGTACTCACGGTGACGTCGATCGTGCTCGGCGGCGGCACACCGGTGCTGCCCGGTGCGGCGGTGCTTGCCGCGTTCGTGCCCGGACTCATCGTGCAGATGGTCACCACCGGCCTCGCCGAGGAGCCCGGCTGGCGCGACTTCGCCATGCCGATCCTCCAGCGACGCCACGGCGCCCTGCGCGCCACCCTGGTCGTCGGCCCGCTGTGGGGCGTGTGGCACCTGCCGCTGTTCCTGTCCGACTGGGGCGGCTACCCGGACGTGCCCTGGTGGCAGCCGGTGGAGTTCATCGCCACGACGATCGCCTTCAGTGTGGTGATGACCTGGGTGTTCAACCGCACCGGCCAGAGCCTGCCGCTGGCGATGCTGCTGCACGTGGGTGTCAACAACTACTTCTCGATCGCCTGGTCCGACATGTTCCCGCGGCTGTCCTCCGGCTACACCACACACGTGTTCCTTCTCAGCTCCGCCGTCGCGGCCACGGTGCTGCTGATCTCGACCCGGGGCCGGCTCGGCCACGAGCCGGCCCCGGACGCCCTGCGCTCATGA
- a CDS encoding TetR/AcrR family transcriptional regulator — translation MATHKSTDTTTPAAERPHPDAARRSQRSRQAIYDAALALVGEVGYPKTTIEGIAARAGVGKQTIYRWWSSKADVLLEAFLDLGERLVEAAGEEAYTIPNTGDVAADLKVVLRSTVDELRDPKFEAPYRALAAEGVVNEQLGRTFVARLLEPSLQLHADRLRAAQETGEVRSDIDPRIALELFVSPLAQRWLQYTGPFSHDYTDTLVDYALHGLAPR, via the coding sequence ATGGCCACCCACAAGTCCACGGACACCACGACCCCCGCCGCCGAGCGGCCGCACCCCGACGCCGCCCGGCGCAGCCAGCGGTCCCGCCAGGCCATCTACGACGCCGCCCTCGCCCTGGTGGGGGAGGTCGGCTACCCGAAGACCACCATCGAGGGCATCGCCGCCCGCGCCGGCGTCGGCAAGCAGACGATCTACCGCTGGTGGTCCTCGAAGGCGGACGTCCTGCTGGAGGCCTTCCTCGACCTGGGCGAGCGGCTCGTGGAGGCGGCCGGCGAGGAGGCGTACACCATTCCGAACACCGGCGACGTGGCCGCCGACCTCAAGGTCGTACTGCGCTCCACCGTCGACGAACTGCGCGATCCGAAGTTCGAGGCCCCCTACCGCGCCCTGGCCGCGGAGGGCGTCGTCAACGAACAGCTGGGCCGGACCTTCGTCGCCCGGCTCCTGGAGCCGTCGCTCCAGCTCCACGCCGACCGGCTGCGCGCGGCCCAGGAGACGGGCGAGGTGCGGTCGGACATCGACCCGCGGATCGCGCTGGAACTCTTCGTCTCCCCGCTCGCCCAGCGCTGGCTCCAGTACACGGGGCCGTTCTCGCACGACTACACCGACACGCTTGTCGACTACGCCCTCCACGGGCTCGCCCCCCGGTGA
- a CDS encoding response regulator transcription factor, whose amino-acid sequence MRIVIAEDDPLLREGLALLLRAEGLDVVATADTAESVLAAIDEHEPDVAILDVRMPPTHTDEGVRAAVEARRRRPGLAVLVLSAYVEQSFATDLLTGGVGGLGYLLKERVGRVEEFMDALGRVAGGGTAIDPEVVAQLFTRTRQDTRLERLSPREREVLGLMAEGLGNSAIAGRLVVTDGAVHKHIRSIFAKLDLSPADQVDRRVAAVLHYLENAQPH is encoded by the coding sequence CTGCGGATCGTGATCGCCGAGGACGACCCGCTGCTGCGCGAAGGACTCGCCCTGCTGCTGCGCGCCGAGGGCCTGGACGTGGTGGCCACCGCGGACACCGCCGAGTCGGTGCTGGCGGCCATCGACGAGCACGAGCCCGACGTGGCCATCCTGGACGTGCGGATGCCGCCCACGCACACCGACGAGGGAGTCCGCGCTGCCGTCGAGGCGCGGCGGCGCCGACCCGGGCTCGCCGTCCTGGTGCTGTCCGCGTACGTGGAGCAGTCCTTCGCCACCGACCTGCTGACCGGCGGGGTGGGCGGCCTCGGCTACCTGCTCAAGGAACGCGTCGGCCGGGTCGAGGAGTTCATGGACGCGCTCGGCCGGGTCGCGGGCGGCGGCACCGCCATCGACCCCGAGGTGGTCGCCCAACTGTTCACCCGGACCCGGCAGGACACCCGGCTGGAGCGGCTCAGTCCGCGCGAGCGGGAGGTGCTCGGTCTGATGGCCGAGGGGCTGGGCAACAGCGCCATCGCCGGGCGGCTCGTGGTCACCGACGGCGCGGTCCACAAGCACATCCGCAGCATCTTCGCCAAGCTCGACCTGTCCCCGGCCGACCAGGTCGACCGGCGGGTGGCGGCCGTCCTGCACTACCTGGAGAACGCCCAGCCGCACTGA
- a CDS encoding alkaline phosphatase D family protein, translating into MTPANHQDPTRAAHRGQAPVPARPQPSHAPELRAAARGLGRRRFLTVTGAAAALAFSVNLPTAGTASAAELDAARLTDDPFTLGVASGDPQPDSVLLWTRLAPSPYQADSGLPAQRVEVSWELALDARFRRVVRRGRTTAHPEFHHTVHVEVDHLAPGHVYHYRFRAGRYVSPAGRTRTAPARHGRAADLTFGLVSCQRYDQGYYTAYRHLAEDDVDFVLHLGDYLYEYAVNATGGSRAYPAGTLPAHFAHETVTLEDYRLRYALYKSDPDLRAAHAAHPFVVTWDDHETENNYAGDTPENSVPPEEFLLRRAAAYRAYWENMPLRRPQLPDGPDLRLYRRLHWGRLAQFDVLDTRQYRSNQAYGDGWQFPGPESEDPARTLTGDAQERWLINGWHRSDARWNVVPQQVTFSQRYNSTSTPSKVSMDSWDGYPASRERVLAGAQAAGVDNLMVLTGDVHVSYGFDIKRDFDDPDSRTVGTEIVTTSVTSGGNGSAKPSNWDTLMTANPHLRFFNGLRGYATVSLGRESARADFKTVSHVTTEGAPLTTAGSFVTEAGEPGLKPA; encoded by the coding sequence ATGACACCCGCGAACCACCAGGACCCGACCCGTGCCGCGCACCGGGGCCAGGCCCCGGTCCCGGCCCGGCCGCAGCCCTCGCACGCGCCCGAACTCCGCGCCGCCGCCCGCGGCCTCGGCCGCCGCCGCTTCCTGACCGTCACCGGCGCCGCCGCCGCGCTCGCCTTCTCCGTGAACCTGCCGACCGCCGGAACCGCGAGCGCCGCCGAACTGGACGCCGCGCGGCTCACCGACGACCCCTTCACGCTCGGCGTGGCCTCGGGCGACCCGCAGCCCGACTCCGTCCTGCTGTGGACCCGGCTGGCCCCGTCCCCCTACCAGGCCGACAGCGGACTGCCCGCCCAACGCGTCGAGGTGAGCTGGGAGCTGGCCCTCGACGCACGGTTCCGGCGCGTCGTCAGACGCGGCAGGACCACCGCCCACCCCGAGTTCCACCACACCGTCCACGTCGAGGTCGACCACCTCGCCCCCGGCCACGTCTACCACTACCGCTTCCGCGCCGGCCGGTACGTCAGCCCCGCCGGCCGCACCCGCACCGCGCCCGCGCGGCACGGCCGCGCCGCCGACCTGACCTTCGGCCTGGTCTCCTGCCAGCGCTACGACCAGGGCTACTACACCGCGTACCGGCACCTGGCCGAGGACGACGTGGACTTCGTCCTCCACCTCGGCGACTACCTCTACGAGTACGCCGTCAACGCCACCGGCGGCTCCCGCGCCTACCCCGCGGGCACCCTGCCCGCCCACTTCGCCCACGAGACGGTGACGCTGGAGGACTACCGGCTGCGGTACGCCCTCTACAAGTCCGACCCCGACCTGCGGGCCGCGCACGCCGCCCACCCGTTCGTCGTCACCTGGGACGACCACGAGACCGAGAACAACTACGCGGGCGACACCCCGGAGAACAGCGTCCCGCCGGAGGAGTTCCTGCTCCGCCGGGCCGCCGCCTACCGCGCCTACTGGGAGAACATGCCGCTGCGCCGGCCCCAACTGCCCGACGGCCCCGACCTGAGGCTCTACCGCCGCCTGCACTGGGGACGGCTGGCCCAGTTCGACGTCCTCGACACCCGCCAGTACCGCTCCAACCAGGCGTACGGCGACGGCTGGCAGTTCCCCGGCCCCGAGTCCGAGGACCCCGCGCGCACCCTCACCGGCGACGCCCAGGAGCGCTGGCTGATCAACGGCTGGCACCGGTCGGACGCCCGGTGGAACGTGGTGCCCCAGCAGGTCACCTTCTCCCAGCGGTACAACTCGACCAGCACGCCGTCCAAGGTCTCCATGGACTCCTGGGACGGCTACCCGGCCTCCCGCGAGCGGGTACTGGCCGGCGCGCAGGCCGCCGGGGTCGACAACCTCATGGTCCTCACCGGCGACGTGCACGTCTCCTACGGCTTCGACATCAAACGCGACTTCGACGACCCGGACTCCCGGACCGTGGGCACGGAGATCGTCACCACCTCCGTCACCAGCGGCGGCAACGGCTCGGCGAAGCCGTCCAACTGGGACACCCTCATGACCGCCAACCCGCACCTGCGGTTCTTCAACGGACTGCGCGGCTACGCGACCGTGTCCCTCGGCCGGGAGTCGGCGCGCGCCGACTTCAAGACGGTGTCCCACGTGACGACCGAGGGTGCGCCGCTCACCACCGCCGGGTCCTTCGTGACCGAGGCGGGGGAGCCGGGGCTCAAGCCGGCGTGA